In one Musa acuminata AAA Group cultivar baxijiao chromosome BXJ2-5, Cavendish_Baxijiao_AAA, whole genome shotgun sequence genomic region, the following are encoded:
- the LOC135582785 gene encoding polyprenol reductase 1-like isoform X6 — MVPLASESLSYSTVASHLIGGSHIFSSHKVSSTPMEHKYQVWRTVFVLLLMEVQVFRRLYETLNVFHYSPSARMHFLGYLTGLLYYTGAPLSLGISCASEALSYARDQIAEFIVKGRDRMPDLQIDWLELLKPLLYLGWCQWIGAVIFLWGWLHQLRCHAILGSLRENKGADEYVIPYGDWFRYVSCPHYLAEIKTCMDILISSGPPGALCFPLVTMIIYFGILVASGGSDITIWLLFMFVVSNLTFAAAETHRWYHHKFENYPKTRRAIIPFVY; from the exons ATGGTACCATTAGCATCTGAATCATTAAGCTACTCGACAGTTGCCAGTCACTTGATCGGAGGATCACATATCTTTTCTTCTCACAAAGTTTCATCTACCCCCATGGAGCATAAGTACCAAGTCTGGAGGACAGTCTTTGTGCTTTTATTGATGGAGGTTCAGGTCTTCAGACGTTTGTACGAGACACTAAATGTGTTCCACTATAGTCCATCAGCCAGAATGCACTTTCTTGGCTATTTAACCGGGCTTTT GTATTATACAGGGGCACCATTGTCGCTTGGTATCTCTTGTGCTTCTGAGGCATTAAGTTATGCACGTGATCAGATAGCTGAGTTTATCGTAAAAGGCCGTGATAGAATGCCAGATCTTCAAATTGACTGGTTGGAATTATTGAAGCCTCTTCTTTATCTAGGATGGTGTCAATGGATAGGTGCTGTTATCTTTCTTTGGGGTTGGCTACATCAGCTTCGTTGTCATGCAATTCTT GGTTCATTGCGTGAAAACAAAGGAGCCGATGAGTATGTGATCCCTTATGGTGACTGGTTCAGATATGTTTCATGCCCGCATTACCTTGCTGAAATA AAAAcatgtatggacatcttgatctcGTCTGGTCCTCCTGGTGCGTTATGTTTTCCTCTCGTTACAATG ATCATATATTTTGGAATCCTGGTTGCAAGCGGAGGATCGGATATTACAATTTGGCTTCTTTTCATGTTTGTG GTATCCAATCTGACATTTGCAGCTGCCGAAACGCATAGATGGTACCATCACAAATTTGAGAACTATCCGAAGACCCGTCGAGCTATCATTCCATTTGTTTACTAG